DNA sequence from the Oreochromis niloticus isolate F11D_XX linkage group LG8, O_niloticus_UMD_NMBU, whole genome shotgun sequence genome:
tgttctgatggtatatatgtatcaatctatcaattgtttgttgtaagactcggataattatttttttaaaagctagacattttaaattagaataataaagaaaagtatttccttgtgcccccctttccctgttaatgcccatacctggccccctggcaacactttgctagacccgcccctgcacagttaccagctgtcagctacttagaaaaggatcctggtgttatttgtctctcagaaacagctcataccttcccttcaactcattcatgtcacctaaaaggtaaacctgtttctccatcacctgttcagctctgatgattcagtaaggacatctcctggtttcatctgcatgtttccctctcaccagataaccaaaccgatatcatgaccagcagctttacagccgtggctccagcaaacatcagctgatactagcaattaatattaaataaattctaacaacagctgatcaagcttaaacgtgctgctgttgtttaacgcgacatccgctggtttcctctttctggcgcaaagtgggcgataaataaacaagagagaaaagccgatcagctgatcattgatcagtttcgtgattgaagtagaaacgggagagaatgagagaagaagaggcagctgtgcagcttcagctttgtgtcttgttcattgacaaactgtgttccttttcacctcagtacgaaacgcgtaatattttctctgaataccagacgattctgttttttacgggacggttggcaactctaataattaaccgtatgaacaaaataaagttcaacatcagtaacatagcacccacccagctgtatagaaactctgacatgctagctagcacgcagtacgaaaatgtcagcataccgaaaataaactccacctaaacttggtttatatctgactgatagactgcaggtcataacttcttacctgaagttcagttcacctgacacgcggaccggcggccgctctcctcttgcctcccttttccttcatccacctgctggcttccaccacttgctaatgttattgaatctgtggaagctccgcgatatccaccacacgaagtaacgagtaacgagcctatctaaatcccagtaacgagttcctggttttggcataataactagttaccgtgctcgttaccacaataataacgtagttactgtaacgcgttacttaataacgcgttagtcccaacactggtcacaATCTTGTCAGAGTAGCTTTCCAGGTTTCAGGGCAGTAATGGGCAGTTAAACATGTGCCAAAATGCATTTGTGGTATTTGATAATTAATCAAAAGCCTGACAGAAAGTGATAGAAGGAGCTACAGTACCATTGGCCTGGGAGTTCCAGGTCGCTGCTTATCGTTGATGAGGCCATTGTCCCGCTGCTTAATCAGTTGTTGGGCTAATTGGCTTGTCCCACCCTTGGAAACAATACTCTTCTCGTCCAGGCCTTCTTTGTTTCCAGTCACAACAAAGTTTACATCCTTGTGTAGAAAACTCTCAACCctcttcaaaagaaaaaaataaataaataaattaaaacaatatcCACGTGAGTTTCTGCTGAATCCAAAATCTAACTTCAGTCCAGTGGATGTACTGTAAGTGTTCACTGGCCATTTGAACTTATCAAGTGTTTATCAACAGTAAGAAGACTTTGTTTTCTAAAGAAAACAGACACACGAGTACAGCCAAtgagataaaaaagaaaagttcaggTCAGTGAGGAAGATCAGTATAATCGTTATTAGGGTTGTATGGTACAGATTTCAAGACTAAATCCATTATTCAAAGGTTTAAAAGTCTCAAGATTGGTGCTTTTGTCATCTATGTCCAAACTGCAGTTTCTCACTTCTTACAGACACTTTTGAAGATATAATTTAAATACAATGCAAAGCCTTTAAACAACAGCCAACAGTAAAAGAAGGTTCCACTGGCAGGCTATCTTAACATATGCTTACCCCTCCAAAAAGAGATATGGATTCCAAAAGCAGGACTGTTGGCTGTTTCTTCACATTGTCCAGGTAGAAGGTCTTTCCCTCCAGCTTTTTCGCCCCAAGACACAGCTTCCCCAGAAGCCCATATCCACGTTCTTTTGAATACTGCTGCGGTTGCATGATCCTGGTGCAGTAAAGGCTGTCACAAGCACCAGGACCCTacaaaaattaaaggaacatcTGTCAAGATCCAAATAAGCTTTTAAGTTACATAACCGGCAAGCGTATAAATTCGCTTTCTAGCAACTATGTTTACAAAACAATGGTTAAAGTGCAGCAATTTGAATTTCGGTCACGTAAGATTACCACCAAAACGCAACTGCGCAGTTCAAGTTTCAGCCTAGCTACTCTGCTAGTTAGCTTTAGCCGACTTGAGCGAGGCTAGCTTTCTCTAACAACAGAGAGAAACCATTCAATGTCGGCTAAATTTAACCTATCTTCTGCTTCTTTGTGAcgaataaacaaaagaaacacgGCTTACTTGTGTTTTGTTCCTGTTCTGGAGAGAAGcgataaacaaaaaaagctgcTATCACTTCAACAAGCTGGCGAAGCTGTAACCGCCGCTTTTTCAAAAACACTGGAGGACGTGCGGACATGAACGCGGCGTAACATCCGGTCTGACGTTGCCTTCAGGTGCTGTTCAGTGTGAAATCAAAAGTTAAAACGCCATCCCATTTTAACTTAGCACTGacgtcaaaaaagaaaagactgttTGCTCCTGACGCTGCCCTCCACATAACCTGTTGTCTCAAACGTGAGCCCTAGCTTTCATTTTCAAATATGCCTTTTAATATCTATTAAATATATAATGAGTTAATGGTAAGGTTCTTACAGTCACCGGTTCCGACAGTATCCTGAACCCAACACAAAAACACCCTGGTTATCAATTTTAGCatttgaaaaggaaaataagacaaataaCTTATGAAAttcaagaaaacagaaaataaaaactcaTAAAAAGCATCTTAGCTGTTTAGTTGATGCTTCATCTGACACGTATTGCAACTGATTATCAGCATTGTTAATTTTACCCTCCCTATACTTTTAATTCAGCGGGTCAAACACAATGACTGCAGAAAACTACAGTCTTTGGTCAAACACATTTCCAGAGAAAATCCCCAAGATTCATTTTTTGACTATGTTAAATTTTACTTGTCATGCTAGTTTAAAGGAGCCATAAACTAAGAATTTCACCAAAAAATATATTAGGTTTCTCAGTGATAAGCTTTTCTTTCAATAAAACTTACAATAtttgacaaatttaaaatagaCAGAAAAATTTTGGTAAGTTTTATCTACAGGGATCCCACTGAAAGAGACATAGATCTATTAAATTATTCCCTCTTTGTGCCCAGCAGAGGGCAATGTAAGCTTAAGCTGACTACCAGTGTAAATTACCCACATGCTCAAATATTCAGaattaaattaataatataattttCATTCTAGCCTGACAATGAAATCATTGAAAACAAGACAAAGATTATGAGACAAATACAAACTCTTTATTCAAAACATGCACTTTTTGttcctaaaaatattttttaacaaaactaAACACTGTAACAACAAATGACAAATGGCCTTTCAGACTGAAAATATGGAAATCAAAGTAAAAGAttgataaaagaaagaaaagaatgaagCATATAAAAGGCTTGATACACTTGTTCTTTTTTATGTATACTACTGGATGAATGgttgagaaaataaagtatgtTAAAAAAAGGTAATACCTGTACTATATTatatatgactttttttttagtttgccTCTCAAAACAATAATGaaaacttctcttttctttctcaaaaAATAGTGGGAATGCTTTTAAATTACCAAaagaaaatatggtgaaatTACCAGCTGAAACATGCTGtctcttattttttttgtcagctGTTTTCAAACACAACTTCTAAAAAATTCAGCAGAATTAGACCAGGACATTGTTGTTTTAACTCACATAAAACAGACAGCAGGACATTCCAGTCAGCTGCATTTAGACTACCGGAAATACTCCCTGTGGTGGTGAGGAGGGCACTGCCTGACTATAGCGTGCAGGAGGCAGAAAACAGGATGGCCACTCATTAGCTGTGAACTCAGCAGGATATTAGCTTCTCTATTCTTGATTTTGCACAATTAAACATCATGCATTTTGTACTAGAGAACTGGCATGTTAAAGACGATGTCTAATGATTCATACGGTTTAGGGCTGCAGTGCATATGTGAAAACAGCCTTTTTCTTGCTTGTGGGAAAACAATCTACatcaaaaagaaactgaaaaagaagaacaatTTTGAATATTCATTAGCAAAACCATTCAAATATTTAACTGTAGATggcaatgaaaaaaaactttaattctGTAACATAAAGGGTTGCTCAGTTTGAATGAAGCTGCTTTTAGATGGTTTAAGTAAGGCACTTTCAATTGCAGCATTAAAGTCTCTGCTTAATCAAGGTAAATAAAAACAGGGCACCAGAATCTTAGCGCGAAAGGTATTCAAGATATTATTTCTGATACTTTCCCCCACTCTATTTTCCTGCTATACAAAGCTTCTTTACTGAACTGAGCTAAATAGCTACGCTGTTTTACATAGTCGTGTTTCAAATCCACTCTGAACCCTTAATGACTCCATATTTGCTGCTACTGCTGGTGCCGCTGCTACCTCTGTCTGTATCTGCCCTGCTGGAGGCGTGTCTGTTGGTCTGCCGGTGTTTACGTTCACGGTGGGGCTTGCTGCGGTTGTTAGTGTGGCTCTGCAGCTGGATGTAGGTCTGATTATCACCCTCCAGGATTTTCTGAGGTCTACCGCTGTCCTTATGAACAGCCCTGGGTGCATCTCCCTTCCCAGCTCTGCACTTGTTTTCATCATTAATGCCGTTCTGTTGACGCTCCTCTTGGGGAATGTTCACGTGATTCTGCTGACATGCCAGCTTGGCATTAGTGAGAACAGTGATGGGTAGTGGTTGGTTGTGGTTCCCTGTACCTACTAGAGGAGGTTTGATGGCGATGTTGTACCCAGGTGGAGGCGCTGGTGCATTCCAAGAAAATGGGTAAGAGCTGTAGTCTTCCTCACTCAATCTCACCTCGTTAAGAGGGCCTTGTCCTCTTGCCAGCCCGTAGAGCTCCTCACTGGAGAGCTCTGTCTTGCGGGAGTGTATTATCTCATACATGGTACCTATGCCCAGGTGAAGCATCTCCCATATATTGAGTGCTAGACAGAGCAGGGAGACTGTGTACATGATGAGGAGAAAGATTGTCTTCTCAGTTGGTCGCGACACAAAGCAGTCCACCTTATGAGGACAGGGCTGGTCTTTGCATACGTAGGTGGCAGGAACGGAAAAGCCATAAAGGGCGTACTGACCACAGAGGAAAGCAACCTCCAGCAAGGAGCGCAGCAGGAGTTGGAAGACGTAAACGCGCATCAATCCATCCTCTTTGATACGATGACGCCCATCATGGCGCACTTTGGCTTTTACttttctatcacagctgcttccCTTTTCTGCTTCACCATCGTCGTTCTCCACCTCCGCCACTTCATAGATCATCGGGTCTTCCTCATTGTCATCCTCAGCCTCTTCAATGCCCCTGTGCTGCTTTCTGCCTGCAAGATAGTGCTTCTTAGGTTTCTTCTGGGAAAATCCATTCACTCCCCCACTTTCTGCCTTCTCCTCTGCCCGAGCAATTTTGTTGACAGCGTAGCCCAAGTACATAACTGAAGGGGTGGCCACCAGGATAATTTGAAAGACCCAGAAGCGGACGTGTGAGAGTGGAGCGAAGGCGTCGTAGCATACGTTCTCACAGCCTGGCTGGGCTGAGTTGCAGACAAACTTGCTTTGCTCATCGTAGTAGATTGACTCTCCTCCTACGGCTGTTAGCACAATGCGGAAAACAATGAGAGCAGTGAGCCAGATCTTGCCCACAAATGTAGAATGGTTGTGGATTTCTTCCAGCAGGCGAGTCAGAAAACTCCAGCTCATGGTAGTGGTGGAGAAACTACAGCAAGAGGCAACATACACGTCCTCTTACTCCCtgtggagagagaaggaaaacttTGGGTCATGCATGCAAACTTAAAAGGCAAATATCTACATTGATTCATTGAACACTGAGGTGGTTATGTCATCTCTTTTCGAGCTGCCAAGGGTAACAAATGAAGTCAGAGACAAAAGAAGAAACTAAAGGTTTACTCCCTCCAGGAATCGCTGCTTCTACCATAACCGAGTATGGCTGCCCCCATTCCCCTGCTGGCCTGTGCTCCAGTGTGTCTCGTTTGCTCCCTTTTTAATCCTTCTCCCTGTCTTTTCTATGTCTTAAACTAAAAAGGAGCATCATTACTTCTACTTCTATCAAACATGGTTTAGGGAGTGATGGCACACCGTCTTCTCACATGTCTTAAAGATTTATCAGTTAGTTAACATGGCATTTTTCATTAGTGCTGCAAGTCACATGAAAAGCCATTACAGGGATCTTCTAAAGGGAGGCGGAATTGCTAAGAAAATTAAACACTGGTGCatgccatatatatatatattacactTTGGCCTGAATAAGGCCACAAAGGTTTATTACACATTCCTTATAATCTTTACTGCAATTTAGCTTTTTCCTtctatgtgaaaacatatagtCAACCACGGTGCTGCTGACATAATACAACCACAATATGTGCATTAAAGATAAAATGAGCTtcctgaaacaaaaaaagcaaacaaaaagttCCAAAACTTTGTATACTGCAAGCAAATTTGTTTAACTCATTGCTGTACATCCACCTGAAGGAGAAAATGATACTCTGAGAAACGGGACTTGACACATTGCTCTTGACATGCCCTCCAGGCTTACAAATGTACACAACTAACacactttttccttcctttGACATATTATTTTCCATTTGAAGACAAACAAAAGTTCAGCACAGAGCTCTTCTTGCCAGAATCTGATAAAAcagagtaggaaaaaaaatgatttcttACTCTTTCCATTTTTGTATATCTTTCAATTTGTCTCTCTTTTTCCTGACACACAGAATGAATAGCTCAGCTTTTATTCTACAAATAAAGACGCCACACACTCTTGTACTGTACTCACTATGTGTTTTGTTTAGCTCCATTTGTTTGCACAGATGGGTATGAGCACTTAGCTGTTCTGCAGAATGCACACCTACCTCCTGATTCGAAATAAATCACAGGGAAGTACTTTGTCTTTCCTATACATGGTAATCAAATAGTGTATTTCTTCACAATAACAACACTTTCATCCTTCAATGATAGCTGTGCCTTGTAGCTCATGTCCAAACACATCCTCAGTATTAGTACACAAAGGGAAGAGTAATGAAGCAGATGGAACGCCTAACTGTAATTGCCATCATACTTTAAATTACACCTTAAAAACTAAAAGCCATTCAACGTTGATTTGTTAATTTACaacaatatacaatatattGATTTCCCTAATATGATAATGGATGCACTCCACATTAAAGTCTGATTGATATATTGGCTATCTGATAATACTAGCTGCATGAAATATATAACACAATGCAGAAAAAGATGCTTGCGTTCATATAAAAATGCTGTTCTCACACAGAAAACTGCCATTCACCTGTTTGCTATTTAAGGTAGGACCTGACCTTCAGTATTCACCTGAGTGTTATCTAACTGTTGTAGTCTTCATCTTGTCTCTTTGTAAGGCTCTGTGAACTGGCCGAAGACCTCTAATGTGCTTCTTTATGTGCTTAGGACGTCCCAGCGGAGTTCCGAGAGTGTTTGTTACTTGGCGGAGTTAGGAGATTCTGTTCGGGGACTTTGATTCACAGAACCTTCCTTCCATTAGATTTTGTACATATTGGACTCTTAAACCGAGCACTTCAAAAAGACTTTGTATATAGCACTATCTACAccagcactgtaaataaactcaccGCACTTTCATtcctgagtcctgcatttgagtCCGGCCAGACAAATCATGACAGCACTGTGTGGATCACAGAGCAGTAAGTGCTGCTTAGTCAAGCAAGCATTCAAAGTAAGCAAAGAAGTTTTTTAAATATGGTGCTAGAAATGGATAAAAACACTGACTTATCATTTTCTTAAATCTAATTGCTAGAAATTAATGTTGGCGTAAGTGCTGAAAATCAAGTATATGTGCATTAACCTTTTATCCCTAATCCAATGATAATTTACATTTAAGTTTAGCCAAAGTAAAGCCATTCACTGATGTTCAATAATGGCACCATTTTATCATATTAATGTAAGCTGTTGAGGCCCAAATGTACTAAGCAGTACATATCAGCATGATattgcaattaaaaaaatgtgttgatgggtacagaaaaagaacacagtCAGTTCATTTCAATGGTGATTGGCAATTGAATGAGAGTAGTGCAAATTAGTGAGTCAAAAACAGGCAGACCTGTTGCATGGGATTTAGATAAGAAGTTTTGAAGTAGCATGACATTTCATGAGATTTCAGTCAATGAGAGGCAACTGAATTCCAAGATCTAAAGAGAAGCTCTaaagggaaggggggaaaaaaaggaaggcaAGAAAAAAGACTACAACAAAGTTATTCTTTGTGTGCGCACTGCAGAGATAAAATACACAGACATGTGCACTGATCTCTGTGTAGAAGTGTGACTAACAGCCTGAAAAAAACATCTGTGCTCACGGTGACTTGGTCACTTGTAACCCGGCTGCCTATGAAGATGCAAGTTATATCCTCGTATGCATTTTTCTCGTCCCTCCCTCCAATACCCCACGtcaagttcagttcagttcagttctgcTACATTAATATACCAGTATTACTGAAGACCAGAAATATGTGGGACTCGGCTCTAAACTCAGTGAAGAGCTACAGCAGAGAGCCAAAATTTTGGCGCCGTGCTCACAGCTTTGAGTCATCCACAATTGCCAATTACCCGCTAGTTCTGATAACATCTCCACTTTCAAAACCCCCACCGGCAACTATCACAACCACATAAGGCAAAAAAACTAAGACAGGCCTTTTTTTGTGTTAAAGTTGGTGCAATTTATAGTAAACTGTGCCGCAAACCTTAGTAAATCCTGTTTGTGTGagtcatttaaatattttcctcCTAAAATTTCTGGAAGGCTGCAATAAAGCCAGCCACAAAAATACCTGTGTCCACGCCTTTCAGTCACAAAACTGACAGTGCAACTCGTAAATACCAAAGgcagtttttttaaaaggttttaatataaatataaaattgtattttcaattaaattaatttcagttttgtttatataatgCCAGCAATACAAACTTTGTCTCAAAGTGGTTTCTATCGTGAAGTAAAGAGcctacaatattagagagaGAACACAATAGATCAGACAGTCCCCTGTGAGTAAGCACCTGGTGACAACAGTGAGGAAGAGCTTCCTGTTACAGGAAGACATGTCTGATTAAACCAGGCTCGGGGACGCCATCTAACTCCAGGACATGTggtaaagagaagaaaaggagaagaacactttttttctcttgtgcACTACTACTAAATACTCTACCTAACCCCCAAAAACCTCTAAGCCGAAGACACCCATCTGCTCAAACCTAGGGCTGCAGACGTctaaagtaagtaaagttttaaagGTCTAGACTTCTGTGGGGCAATCTGTGCATGTGATGTGCCTGACTTTAGAGGCTTCCTAAGAATAGTTTGTATTCAAACAATCTAGCTCCTGCACTACTACTTGTAACTGTACATGACAAGAGGAGACAGAGACTGACGTGACACAGGAACATGACTGAGGTTGTGCTGGAACTGCCTATACGGAATAAATTATTTTGCCACACTGAATAGAGCATTCATCAAAAAAGCAATTCTTTAAAGCTTTATCTTTATTTGGTTCATTTATGTCAcaagaaaataaattataaaataaataaataaatcaagtgACAAATCGAAAGGGTTACGCTACAGCTTATATTCACGTAACcttaatacaaaaaataaacaggCAAGGAGAATTAAATCAACTACATCATTAATCTCTAATCTTCTGGACACCACGTTGCAAGTGACTATTACATGTTACAATTTGAATATGTAATAATTGATTGATTATGCTATAATCCTTTGAATCTCTGAATGTCAGTGTATTTTGCACGTGTGTAACTGAATATAAACAATACCCCACCAGCCTCAACTGAGGGGTAAAAACTTCCAAGAATTTATTATGACGAGCCATGTCAATTTCAACTGTACATAGTTCTTCAAATTTTTAATCAGCTTTTAGGTTTGATGTTAATATAATCTTAGAAACGGATTCTGACATGGTATTTGTTACAGGTAGTTCTCAGAAAAGATTATTAAttaagaatattttttttagaaagcTGCCAAAGCTTTTAGCTGTTTTATATCATTGTACACTGAATGACACAGCAATTCACTCACAAATATGCTGATAACTGAAACAATTAAACATGTAATGGCCACTAGAGGTTTTCCTTATTTTCAGAATGCGTCACTTCAACAGCCCAGATAAAATGTGACATAATATACACCACATATTATACAAATGCAGGgctctatacacacacacatactgattCCATGCCAGAAGAATTTTCCCACTAACGCTAAGTAATAATAAACATAGTGACACACTGTCACATTCAGTAAGTatgacacattaaaaaaacGTCCCGCTGCTAACACAAGACTCAATATTCTTCCTTCCTAATGTCTCACTCCGTGAAGAAAAGAAGTTCTGAATGTCTCATTAAGAGTCACGTGCCCTCCAAACCTGCACATCTGGCCATGTTGTGTAATGTACCATTTGGAGGCCCAGTAGCACAGTATCACCACTACCCAAACACGAACCTTACCGACGGCCTGAAACTGGGACAATCCTTCACGTTGCTCGTTTTTTAACTCATCATCAGCCAGGATACGCATGCAGTGTACAgcaaatttaaacataaaaacaacaacctaATGTAATTAATGTAGGCACACGTCTCACTTAAGCATAGCAAGATACATATACAATAGTTTTGACTGATCCTCTTTAATCAAGGCAAAGAATGAAGCAAAAATAACTCCAAATATTCTGAATATTTTAAGCTTGAGAGTTCAGTTTTGATGAGAAGTTCCCAATATTATTTGCATTTTGCATCAAATCCATGTGTTTTTCTGCACTAAATCAAACACTCAAGCACAATAGACATTTCAGTATATTACATGATCAAAATCATAAGGAAACTGTAGATTCTTGTCAAACAGAGTAATACAAACTCAGTGCCTCTTCAACATATAGACTCATTATGCTTACTTGTATCACAGCCCTACTCTGAACAGAGAACCTGGGTCTTTATATTTAAGCTTTATTCCCACTAGTCTTGATAAAAATTTCCTCAGCAAAAGATTTTTAAGGAGCATATTTGGGTCTGATGATCAGCAATCCTCCAAtcctaaaatatttatttcaaaataaaaaacagaggcGTATTTTCACACTTAAAGAAAGGTGTGAATGAACATCTGTTTAGATAATTACCTTTCTGTGATTATGGCCAGATTTTGTGATAAACACGCCATCCACATTTGTTAAACACATATGCACCAGACCAGAGCCTGCTGTCAACACTTTTTTGCTTCCATAAAATCTCTTAATTCTATGGTGGGAGGACAAGAAAATAAACCTCACAGTTATGTCTTCATGTAAAGCCACCTAGTCCCTAAATGTACAGCTCCACGCCCCTTGTTACTTATAGTGCCACACTGAAAGCTTTCCCCAGATGTCTCCCAGACCCAGACCCGCCGCCTCCTGCTTCCTACACAGCTAGTAAAAGAACTGGGGTTGTACATGCCTATCTAAGAAGGCTTCAAGCTGTGGATGTGAAGGTTAGTGGTTTCCTTCAAAGCTGTAAAAGTGATGCTCAACCCAAAATCTAACGCTGAGCATGAAACAGTCAACAGCTATTAACTTAAAAGGGAACTGTTAAAAGTTTGTAGATTGCTGAGACTGCTCTTATTTTTGGAGCGCGTTTCTTCTTGATGAGATACATGTTATATACACAGTAGAAAGCTGAATTAAAGGAGGGAAAGCATGCATCCCATGCTCCCTGCCTGGACTCAAACCAGGCATTATCTTAAATGTAACTAACAACCCTTTGCCCTGGCATTTAGACAGAAGAATGGGAATTGCTTCCACGCTGTGTCCCAGAGCGAATAAGTCAACAACAAACAAGAATTCATAAGATCAAAGAAGCAAGAGGCAGGTTTGTCGGGGCACTACACCAACGCTAATGAGGatggaataaaaaagaagaaaactgtgACAACAGccggcagaaaaaaaaacatgtctgaGCTAAcgtacataaataaaataatgaacacGTAGCTGTCCCAAGGAAAACAACAGCGGTGTAgataaactaaattaaacccTCAGCATCTCTTATCTCTGTACCTTGCGTTTAAGATGCAAAGCCCACAGGGTATTTTCAGGGTCACTTTATGAGCCATCCACTCAAAGATGTCAAAACACTCACTATGACGCAACATGAGGAGCACAGTTTGATGTGCACACGAGCCTCTAGCTTAAAGAGTTTTTTTGCCTACCTGGAAAAAGTCAAGACAGGTACATTATGGTTATATAATCCTGCGATGCAGCTGGAAATACCTTGTGTAATAGGCGTAGCAATATTTCTCTTAACATTCAAAATTTATGACATGTTATTATCTATGCAGGCGTTCTCATACTTATTAAAAATTTTGAGGCCGAGTAAAGAGGTTTGGACTTCCACCAAGGAAAATGAGCAGGACTGTGataaaaaagatattttaactgttttttttacgAGTGGGAAAAGTCCCAAAATTGGATAAACTGAAGAAAATTAATggagaaatatataaaataccTTATATAAATAAGGTAACACAGACCCTCTGTCTTAAATATATGCTGAGCATTTGTGGTTATACCCACATTTGCCTATTCACATAATTAACTGTGAGGGGACAACGTAGGGTTGTATATTTTcaaaaaagataaagaataaaagtATATCGCTTATGTTGATATTGTGTAACATTGCATACATAATTAATTTCATTCATAAACTCATGCTTGTGTACCTGCAGTGCTCAAAAGCCTGGCCACATTCACTCAGATGTTACATTAAGGTTACAACTGTGTATGTGGCATTAGTTCATGTGAACAGATGATTAAGAAATtcctgaagcagcagcagctgccgtttttcacattttgttacGAGTCTGAGTAAAAAACAGCTTGAACAGtaaaattgttttaattttaaaagatgaaaaaaactctaaaatgtttttgttagtttCTTAAAAACTAAAATGCCTCTAAGCTGAGAAACCACATGGAGCATTACGATCAGtcggtttaaaaaaataaaataaaataaaaaagcttgTAGTGTCTCAAATGTTTGCTTCGACTTATGAATGATCTTTATGTCATATCACTCAGCCGTCATATCATCCAAAGTATGATCTAGGATTTTAGTATTTTACTTGGTTGAGTAATTTAAACAGCCTTAGAGCACAGGatcaaattaatttaaaaagccATTCTCGGTATTGTGATGAATCTTATTACCCCCTTGCTTTGTGCTTTGATTCCTTTCGATCCTTCCTGTTATCCCAACCAGAACTCAGAGAGACTTCAAACCCCATGTGCctgtaaaataaatagaaatatatatatctttaaAACTATGTAGTTAAAGGAAA
Encoded proteins:
- the LOC100708062 gene encoding gap junction gamma-1 protein, which translates into the protein MSWSFLTRLLEEIHNHSTFVGKIWLTALIVFRIVLTAVGGESIYYDEQSKFVCNSAQPGCENVCYDAFAPLSHVRFWVFQIILVATPSVMYLGYAVNKIARAEEKAESGGVNGFSQKKPKKHYLAGRKQHRGIEEAEDDNEEDPMIYEVAEVENDDGEAEKGSSCDRKVKAKVRHDGRHRIKEDGLMRVYVFQLLLRSLLEVAFLCGQYALYGFSVPATYVCKDQPCPHKVDCFVSRPTEKTIFLLIMYTVSLLCLALNIWEMLHLGIGTMYEIIHSRKTELSSEELYGLARGQGPLNEVRLSEEDYSSYPFSWNAPAPPPGYNIAIKPPLVGTGNHNQPLPITVLTNAKLACQQNHVNIPQEERQQNGINDENKCRAGKGDAPRAVHKDSGRPQKILEGDNQTYIQLQSHTNNRSKPHRERKHRQTNRHASSRADTDRGSSGTSSSSKYGVIKGSEWI